In the Leptotrichia sp. oral taxon 212 genome, one interval contains:
- a CDS encoding patatin family protein, producing MKDKEKMNVNKKEKTGLVLEGGGLRGIFTAGVLDFFLEKNIEFDGCIGVSAGSCHACSYLSKQYKRAFNVSVDYLDDKRYCSMHSLITTGDLFGVDFVYGEIPDKLNPIDNETFMKSRTRFQAVITNCRTGEAEYPDVKDFRTDTVYIRASSSLPFLSKMVKINGELYLDGGVSDSIPIKKSIENGNTKNIIIMTRDKNIEKNRVSLEKFRQ from the coding sequence ATGAAAGATAAGGAAAAAATGAATGTCAATAAAAAGGAAAAAACAGGATTAGTACTGGAAGGCGGAGGTCTGAGAGGTATTTTTACAGCAGGGGTACTGGACTTTTTTTTGGAAAAAAATATTGAATTTGATGGCTGTATAGGAGTTTCTGCCGGTTCATGCCATGCCTGCAGTTACTTATCAAAACAGTATAAAAGAGCCTTTAATGTATCTGTGGATTATCTGGATGACAAGAGATACTGCAGTATGCACAGCCTTATAACTACAGGAGATCTGTTCGGAGTTGATTTTGTATATGGAGAAATTCCGGATAAACTGAATCCTATTGACAATGAAACCTTTATGAAAAGCAGGACAAGATTTCAGGCAGTTATTACAAACTGCCGTACAGGGGAAGCCGAATACCCTGATGTGAAAGATTTCAGGACAGATACAGTTTATATAAGGGCTTCAAGTTCACTGCCTTTTCTTTCAAAAATGGTCAAAATAAACGGAGAGCTCTATCTTGATGGAGGAGTATCTGATTCCATACCGATAAAAAAATCAATAGAAAATGGTAATACAAAAAATATAATTATAATGACAAGGGATAAAAATATAGAAAAAAACAGAGTAAGCTTGGAAAAATTTCGGCAATAA
- a CDS encoding DUF6363 domain-containing protein → MNTRFSRYNEILEYIYELERQGKVFIIQPETPLNLGRIEKNREKLTNVYNIGYKEAEKRYSAMMEYLAK, encoded by the coding sequence ATGAATACAAGATTCAGCAGATATAATGAAATACTGGAATACATTTATGAACTGGAAAGACAGGGAAAAGTGTTTATAATTCAGCCTGAAACTCCGTTAAACCTTGGAAGAATAGAGAAAAACAGGGAGAAACTTACAAATGTGTATAATATAGGCTATAAGGAAGCTGAAAAACGGTACAGTGCAATGATGGAATATCTTGCGAAATAA
- a CDS encoding DUF6320 domain-containing protein: MYCIKCGIELEENAEKCPLCETAVPKMENDDNGIYEGEYPFVNINLYELRMKKVRKAIFMSFFTISIISILEVFFQNIIVYGHIGWAYYVIPSILLFDLMLFVLLNSHTLRQNLFFIFLGLTTFLLIIDYGDKTLSWSLRRGIPITVAFCFVGLVFSFVWDKHKSDRIKILNFFLFFVGVFLLMLEFIIRKRFSWSIWASIPLFVLNVMLRYTYKSYKEEFKRRLHL; this comes from the coding sequence ATGTATTGTATAAAATGTGGTATTGAACTTGAGGAAAATGCCGAGAAATGCCCGTTGTGTGAAACAGCTGTTCCAAAAATGGAAAATGATGATAATGGAATTTATGAAGGGGAATATCCTTTTGTAAATATAAATCTATACGAATTGAGAATGAAAAAAGTCAGAAAAGCGATATTTATGTCATTTTTTACAATTTCCATAATTTCCATACTGGAAGTATTTTTTCAGAATATAATAGTGTATGGGCATATTGGCTGGGCATATTATGTTATTCCTTCCATTCTGCTGTTTGATCTAATGCTTTTTGTACTGCTGAATTCACACACTTTAAGACAGAATCTGTTTTTTATTTTTCTTGGACTGACAACATTCCTTCTAATAATTGATTATGGCGATAAGACATTAAGCTGGAGTCTTAGAAGGGGGATACCAATAACGGTGGCATTCTGCTTTGTCGGACTTGTATTTTCCTTTGTCTGGGATAAACATAAAAGTGACAGAATAAAAATATTGAATTTTTTTCTATTTTTTGTAGGAGTTTTTCTTCTGATGCTGGAATTTATAATAAGAAAAAGATTTTCATGGTCAATCTGGGCATCAATACCTTTATTTGTATTAAATGTAATGTTAAGATATACGTATAAATCGTATAAGGAAGAATTTAAAAGAAGATTACATTTATAA
- a CDS encoding LysR family transcriptional regulator: protein MDIHHLKIFFEACNEKSFTKAAKKLFISQSAVSIQIKKLEYTLGLQLIERNSKNFKLTFAGKELFKMSQDVFEKISRMENEMKKILQYKKGKISIGATHNIGEPVLPKIMVEFSEHNPEIEFDLYIKNRESLVKHLKEGTVDIALMEEYFIEDKEIKVIETEEYPFVVVAGNEITDYKELIDVPLLKRDTMLTNKYLDQFEKMIGFNLDKRISINGSIETMKNLIKNGLGFAVLPYYSVYEEVIKGSLNVIHSFDKSEDRFQIVLIRENEDKEGISKFIDFLKNYKLNRELFSEKKIRQL, encoded by the coding sequence ATGGATATACATCATTTAAAAATATTTTTTGAAGCCTGTAATGAAAAAAGTTTTACAAAGGCAGCCAAAAAATTATTCATAAGTCAATCAGCCGTATCGATACAGATAAAGAAATTAGAATACACATTAGGTCTACAGTTAATTGAAAGAAATTCAAAAAATTTCAAGCTGACATTTGCAGGAAAAGAACTTTTCAAGATGTCTCAGGATGTATTTGAAAAAATTTCCAGAATGGAAAATGAAATGAAGAAAATTCTGCAGTATAAGAAAGGAAAAATTTCGATAGGTGCAACTCATAATATTGGAGAACCTGTACTTCCTAAGATAATGGTGGAATTTAGCGAACATAATCCTGAAATTGAGTTTGACCTCTATATAAAGAACAGGGAATCACTTGTAAAGCATCTTAAGGAAGGTACAGTGGACATAGCCCTGATGGAAGAATACTTCATAGAAGACAAGGAAATAAAAGTTATAGAAACAGAAGAGTATCCTTTTGTCGTAGTAGCAGGAAATGAAATAACTGACTACAAGGAACTTATAGATGTTCCATTATTAAAAAGGGATACAATGCTCACAAACAAATATCTGGATCAGTTTGAAAAGATGATAGGATTCAATCTGGACAAAAGAATATCCATAAATGGAAGTATAGAAACAATGAAAAACCTTATTAAGAATGGACTGGGATTTGCAGTACTTCCTTATTACAGTGTATATGAAGAAGTTATAAAGGGATCACTGAATGTAATTCATAGTTTTGATAAATCAGAAGACAGATTTCAGATTGTACTGATAAGGGAAAATGAAGACAAGGAAGGAATAAGTAAATTTATAGACTTTCTAAAAAATTATAAATTAAATAGGGAGCTATTTTCAGAGAAAAAAATAAGACAATTATAG
- the gmhA gene encoding D-sedoheptulose 7-phosphate isomerase: protein MLKDHIKYSYLTAYETVKNFVEKDENIEKTLKVAEELAEAYKKGNKSLIAGNGGSNCDAMHFAEEFTGRFRKDRKALPSLSISDSSHITCVGNDYGFNFIFAKGVEAFGKEGDFFFGISTSGNSQNIIEAVKIAKEKGLKTVGILGKDGGKMKGMCDYEFIVPGETTDRIQEVHMMILHIIIEGVERILFPENY, encoded by the coding sequence TTGTTGAAAGATCATATTAAATATTCGTATTTAACTGCTTATGAAACGGTAAAAAATTTTGTTGAAAAAGATGAAAATATTGAAAAAACTTTAAAAGTTGCAGAAGAACTGGCAGAAGCCTATAAAAAAGGGAATAAATCACTGATAGCAGGAAACGGTGGAAGTAACTGCGATGCAATGCATTTTGCTGAAGAATTTACAGGAAGATTCAGAAAAGACAGGAAAGCCTTACCATCTTTAAGTATAAGTGATTCATCACATATAACATGCGTTGGAAATGATTATGGATTTAATTTTATATTTGCTAAGGGAGTGGAAGCTTTTGGAAAGGAAGGAGATTTCTTTTTTGGAATATCTACTTCAGGAAATTCTCAGAATATTATAGAAGCTGTAAAAATAGCAAAGGAAAAAGGTCTTAAGACAGTAGGAATCTTAGGAAAAGATGGCGGTAAAATGAAAGGAATGTGTGATTATGAATTTATTGTTCCTGGAGAAACAACAGACAGAATACAGGAAGTTCATATGATGATTCTGCACATAATTATTGAAGGAGTGGAAAGAATACTGTTCCCTGAAAATTATTAA
- a CDS encoding FAD-dependent oxidoreductase, whose amino-acid sequence MKKYDAVIIGFGKGGKTLAGFLAGKGQNVALIEKSDKMYGGTCINVGCIPSKKLVDSTKVLKNKRLDNVEAKEKFYAESIDNKNALIGALRGKNYEMLASKDTVTVYDGTGSFVSKNVVNVENNGENIQIEGEKIFINTGSTTIIPDIKGISESKHVYTSTSLMELKELPKKLTVIGAGYIGLEFASMYSEFGSEVTVIDMADRLMPREDEEIAERVKAILEAKGIKFLLKSKIEEISDRNDKGYVKISGEMGENEVESDAILVAIGRKPNTDGLNLEAAGVKTDERGAVAVDETLKTTADNIWAMGDVKGGLQFTYISLDDFRIIRDNVYGNGNRTVNDRNVIPYSVFINPPLSRVGMTEKEAIEKGYEVKTGKLEAMAIPKGKIEGVTDGLLKTVVDAKTDKILGCTLLCNTSHEMINVVAAAIKAEQKYTFLRDMLFTHPTMTEALNDLFGSVK is encoded by the coding sequence ATGAAAAAATATGATGCAGTTATTATTGGATTTGGAAAAGGTGGAAAAACTCTGGCAGGATTTCTTGCCGGAAAAGGGCAAAATGTAGCGCTGATTGAAAAATCTGATAAAATGTACGGAGGTACATGTATAAATGTAGGATGTATCCCATCAAAGAAATTAGTGGACAGCACAAAAGTGCTTAAAAATAAAAGGCTGGACAATGTTGAAGCGAAAGAAAAATTTTATGCTGAAAGTATAGACAATAAAAATGCCTTAATTGGAGCATTGAGAGGAAAAAACTATGAAATGCTTGCTTCAAAAGATACAGTTACAGTTTATGACGGAACAGGAAGTTTTGTTTCAAAAAATGTTGTAAATGTAGAAAACAATGGAGAAAATATTCAGATTGAAGGAGAAAAAATATTTATAAATACAGGTTCGACTACTATAATTCCTGATATAAAAGGAATTTCAGAAAGTAAGCATGTTTATACAAGCACTTCACTTATGGAATTAAAGGAACTTCCAAAAAAACTGACTGTAATAGGTGCGGGATATATTGGACTTGAATTTGCTTCGATGTATTCTGAATTCGGATCGGAAGTTACAGTGATTGACATGGCTGACAGATTAATGCCAAGGGAAGATGAAGAAATTGCCGAGAGAGTAAAAGCAATACTTGAAGCAAAAGGAATAAAATTTCTTCTGAAATCAAAAATAGAAGAAATTTCTGACAGAAATGACAAAGGATATGTAAAAATTTCAGGAGAAATGGGAGAAAATGAAGTTGAATCAGATGCCATACTTGTAGCAATAGGAAGAAAACCAAATACAGATGGGCTTAACCTGGAAGCGGCAGGAGTAAAGACTGATGAAAGAGGAGCGGTTGCAGTTGATGAAACATTGAAAACAACAGCTGATAATATATGGGCAATGGGAGATGTAAAGGGTGGACTTCAGTTTACATATATTTCCCTTGATGATTTCAGAATAATAAGAGATAATGTCTACGGAAATGGAAACAGAACAGTAAATGACAGAAATGTAATACCTTACAGCGTATTTATAAATCCACCTTTATCAAGAGTGGGAATGACTGAAAAAGAAGCTATTGAAAAAGGGTATGAAGTGAAAACGGGAAAACTGGAAGCCATGGCTATTCCAAAAGGAAAAATAGAAGGAGTAACAGATGGTCTGCTTAAAACAGTAGTGGATGCCAAGACTGATAAAATACTTGGATGCACTTTACTGTGTAACACTTCCCATGAAATGATAAATGTTGTAGCTGCCGCAATTAAAGCTGAACAGAAATATACATTCTTAAGGGATATGTTATTTACACACCCAACAATGACTGAAGCATTGAATGATTTATTTGGCAGCGTGAAGTAG
- a CDS encoding thiamine-binding protein — MLKNEIDASVAIQVLPSVQGNDEIVGIVDEVIAYIKSKNLNTHVGPFETTIEGKYEELMDIVKECQLIAVKAGAPGVMSYVKINYKPKGDVLTIEQKISKHSE, encoded by the coding sequence ATGTTAAAAAATGAAATAGATGCAAGTGTTGCAATTCAGGTTTTGCCAAGTGTTCAAGGAAATGATGAAATCGTAGGAATTGTGGATGAAGTAATTGCATACATTAAAAGCAAAAATCTGAATACTCATGTAGGACCTTTTGAAACAACTATTGAAGGAAAATATGAGGAACTTATGGACATTGTGAAGGAGTGTCAGCTGATAGCTGTAAAGGCTGGAGCACCAGGAGTAATGTCCTATGTGAAAATAAATTATAAGCCGAAGGGAGATGTACTTACTATTGAGCAGAAAATCTCAAAACATTCTGAATAA
- a CDS encoding ABC transporter permease, whose protein sequence is MNKIMDKSAPFIIIFFILILWEILSATGIVPKFMLPSPFDVVKAFIDDFPLLMHHTWITLVEAFLGLGLGIILGFLMAIIMDRFEFAYKAIYPVLVITQTVPTVAIAPLLVLWLGYGIMPKITLIVITSFFPITIGLLDGFKSADRDALNLLKTMGATPLQNFIHIKFPGSIGYFFAGLRISVSYSIIGAVVAEWLGGFDGLGVYMTRVRKSYSFDKMFAVIFFISAISLFLMYLVKKIQKKAMPWDNNI, encoded by the coding sequence CTGAATAAAATAATGGATAAATCAGCACCATTTATTATAATATTTTTTATTCTTATTTTATGGGAAATTTTATCAGCGACAGGAATTGTACCGAAATTTATGCTGCCTTCGCCTTTTGATGTAGTAAAGGCATTTATTGATGATTTTCCATTGCTGATGCATCATACCTGGATAACACTGGTAGAAGCCTTTTTAGGTCTGGGACTAGGAATAATACTGGGGTTTCTGATGGCCATTATAATGGACAGATTTGAATTTGCATATAAGGCGATATATCCTGTACTTGTAATAACTCAGACTGTTCCAACTGTGGCAATTGCACCACTTCTGGTATTATGGCTGGGATATGGAATAATGCCGAAGATAACATTAATTGTCATAACATCATTTTTTCCTATAACTATAGGACTTCTTGACGGCTTCAAGTCAGCAGACAGGGATGCATTGAACTTATTGAAAACAATGGGAGCAACACCTTTACAGAATTTTATTCATATAAAATTTCCAGGCTCCATAGGATATTTTTTTGCAGGGCTTAGAATATCGGTTTCCTATTCAATTATAGGAGCGGTTGTGGCAGAATGGCTCGGAGGATTTGACGGTCTTGGAGTTTATATGACAAGGGTAAGAAAATCATATTCATTTGATAAAATGTTTGCAGTAATATTTTTTATATCGGCAATTAGTCTGTTTCTGATGTATCTTGTAAAAAAGATACAGAAAAAGGCAATGCCATGGGATAATAATATTTAA
- a CDS encoding ABC transporter substrate-binding protein, whose amino-acid sequence MKKILRILLFCLLVILAVACEKKDSQGNGGNGEKKSNESPSKKISIVLDWTPNTNHTGLFVAKELGYFKEEGLENVEIVQPPEGSTTALIGAGGAQFGISFQDTLAKSFSSDSPVPVTAVAAIISHNTSGIISVKDKGIDSPKKLEGHKYATWDDEIEKAILKKIITDDGGDFKKVKMIPNTVTDVVTALKTDIDAVWVYYAWDGIATELAGLQTNFLNFADYGKELDYYSPVIIANNDYLKKNPEEAKKVLKAIKKGYEYSIKNPKEAAKILVKNAPELKLELVTASQEWLASKYTSYATEWGVIDQKRWDLFYEWLFKNGLIKKEIPKGYGFSNDYLEIRKYIQ is encoded by the coding sequence ATGAAAAAAATTTTGAGAATTCTGTTATTTTGTCTGCTGGTGATATTAGCTGTAGCGTGTGAAAAAAAAGACAGTCAAGGTAATGGTGGAAATGGTGAAAAGAAAAGTAATGAAAGTCCTTCAAAAAAAATAAGTATAGTTTTGGACTGGACACCAAATACTAATCATACAGGATTATTTGTAGCAAAGGAACTGGGATATTTTAAGGAAGAAGGACTGGAAAATGTGGAAATAGTTCAGCCACCTGAAGGAAGTACAACAGCATTAATAGGGGCTGGAGGTGCACAGTTTGGAATAAGTTTTCAGGATACATTGGCAAAATCCTTTTCAAGTGATAGCCCTGTACCTGTAACGGCAGTTGCGGCAATTATAAGTCACAATACTTCAGGAATAATATCAGTAAAGGATAAAGGAATAGACAGTCCAAAAAAACTTGAAGGTCATAAGTATGCAACATGGGATGATGAAATAGAAAAAGCAATACTAAAGAAAATCATAACTGATGATGGAGGAGATTTCAAAAAAGTTAAAATGATTCCAAATACAGTAACAGATGTAGTTACAGCACTTAAGACAGATATAGATGCTGTGTGGGTATATTATGCATGGGACGGAATTGCAACAGAGCTTGCAGGATTACAGACAAATTTTCTGAATTTTGCTGATTATGGAAAGGAACTGGATTATTACAGTCCTGTTATAATTGCAAATAATGATTATCTGAAAAAAAATCCTGAAGAGGCAAAAAAAGTTTTAAAGGCAATAAAAAAAGGATATGAGTATTCTATTAAAAATCCTAAAGAAGCAGCAAAAATACTAGTGAAAAATGCTCCTGAACTAAAACTTGAACTTGTTACAGCAAGTCAGGAATGGCTGGCATCAAAATATACGTCATATGCTACTGAATGGGGAGTAATAGATCAGAAACGTTGGGATTTATTCTATGAATGGCTGTTCAAAAATGGTCTTATTAAAAAAGAAATACCTAAAGGATATGGATTCTCTAATGATTATTTGGAAATAAGAAAATACATACAGTAA
- a CDS encoding ABC transporter ATP-binding protein, with translation MTKSITKENQKMKLETKNVSVQFEGKKIIEDISVRLYENELVCILGLSGVGKTTLFNVIAGLISPSEGTVEMNGTDITGKSGNISYMLQKDLLLPFKTVIDNVSLPLVIKGEKKKFARKKAEKYFMQFGLEGTEKKYPNQLSGGMRQRAALLRTYLFSNETALLDEPFSALDAITKHRMHLWYLDIMKQIKMSTLFITHDIDEAIILSDRIYILSGSPGKITAEIEVDIDRCGDNEELQLSEKFLKYKREILEYLK, from the coding sequence ATGACAAAATCAATTACAAAAGAAAATCAGAAGATGAAGCTCGAAACTAAAAATGTTTCAGTGCAGTTTGAAGGCAAAAAAATTATAGAGGATATTTCTGTCAGGCTTTATGAGAATGAACTTGTGTGCATTCTGGGACTGAGCGGAGTTGGAAAAACTACACTTTTTAATGTTATTGCAGGTCTGATTTCTCCGAGTGAGGGAACTGTAGAAATGAACGGTACTGATATTACGGGAAAATCAGGAAATATAAGTTATATGCTCCAGAAAGACTTACTTCTGCCATTTAAGACAGTGATAGATAATGTTTCTCTTCCCCTTGTAATAAAAGGAGAGAAAAAGAAATTTGCAAGGAAAAAGGCTGAAAAATACTTTATGCAGTTCGGTTTAGAAGGAACAGAGAAAAAGTATCCTAATCAGTTGTCAGGTGGAATGAGGCAGAGAGCCGCACTTCTGAGAACATACTTGTTTTCAAATGAAACTGCATTGCTTGATGAGCCTTTCAGTGCTCTGGATGCTATAACAAAACATAGGATGCATCTCTGGTATCTTGACATAATGAAACAGATAAAAATGTCCACACTATTTATAACCCACGATATAGATGAAGCGATAATTCTGTCAGACAGGATTTATATACTGTCAGGAAGTCCAGGAAAAATAACGGCAGAAATAGAGGTTGATATAGACAGATGTGGAGATAATGAGGAACTGCAGCTATCAGAAAAGTTTTTAAAATATAAAAGGGAAATACTGGAATATTTAAAATAG
- a CDS encoding methylated-DNA--[protein]-cysteine S-methyltransferase, whose amino-acid sequence MRYVYFYNTGIKELGTLGIGACEDKITDLFFEYEMENVKKNKNYIIKETPLIKKAASQLFEYLNGKRKEFDLPLLKDGTDFQISVWNELLKIPYGETRSYKDIAVAINNEKAVRAVGMANNRNKISIFIPCHRVIGSSKKLIGYGGGLEIKEFLLNLEKKELPQKN is encoded by the coding sequence ATGAGATATGTATATTTTTACAATACTGGAATAAAAGAGTTAGGAACATTAGGAATTGGAGCATGTGAAGACAAAATAACAGATTTATTTTTTGAATATGAAATGGAAAATGTTAAAAAGAATAAAAATTATATTATAAAGGAAACTCCCTTAATTAAAAAAGCCGCATCTCAGTTATTTGAATATCTGAATGGAAAAAGAAAGGAATTTGACCTGCCTTTATTAAAAGATGGCACTGATTTTCAGATATCTGTCTGGAATGAACTTCTAAAAATTCCTTATGGAGAAACCCGTTCATACAAGGATATTGCCGTTGCAATTAACAATGAAAAAGCTGTAAGGGCTGTAGGCATGGCAAATAACAGGAATAAAATTTCTATTTTCATTCCATGCCATAGGGTTATAGGAAGCAGCAAAAAACTTATAGGATATGGTGGAGGGCTTGAAATAAAAGAATTCCTTCTTAATCTTGAAAAAAAGGAACTGCCTCAAAAAAATTGA
- a CDS encoding YafY family protein, whose protein sequence is MNKSERINDMMLFLNDRSSFNLKDIMEKYNISRSTALRDISSLEEIGMPIYSQTGRNGHYRILPNKLLSPIVFNTDEIFSLYFSMLTLKAYETTPFHLSIEKLKEKFERCLPSDKIELIHKTEKVLSFGTVKQVNHCEFLKDILEFTLDEKICRIEYSKNNVIEQYYLQFFNISSKYGQWYTIGYNFKTEDYKVFRCDKILNMEENTQYSSKSLSELMTSYDISLKKKGYTEFEIEISKAGADLFYKENYPSMKLFHENGKYFIRGFYNAGEENFITGYFMNYGKNILSIKPFALKNLIITRIKNLENYFNCNL, encoded by the coding sequence ATGAATAAATCTGAAAGAATTAATGATATGATGTTATTTCTGAATGACAGAAGTTCATTTAATCTAAAAGATATTATGGAAAAATACAATATATCCAGAAGTACTGCACTTAGAGATATTTCATCACTGGAAGAAATAGGGATGCCTATCTACTCACAGACAGGAAGAAATGGCCACTATAGGATACTTCCCAATAAACTGCTTTCTCCCATTGTATTTAATACTGATGAAATATTTTCCCTCTATTTTTCGATGCTTACTTTGAAAGCTTATGAAACTACTCCCTTTCACTTAAGTATTGAAAAATTGAAGGAAAAATTTGAAAGATGTCTTCCATCAGATAAAATCGAACTTATTCATAAAACAGAAAAAGTTTTAAGCTTTGGAACGGTAAAACAGGTTAATCATTGTGAATTTTTAAAGGATATTCTTGAATTTACTCTTGATGAAAAAATATGTAGAATAGAATATTCAAAGAATAATGTAATAGAACAGTATTATCTACAGTTTTTTAATATTTCTTCAAAGTATGGCCAATGGTATACAATAGGATATAATTTTAAAACAGAAGATTACAAAGTATTTAGATGTGACAAAATTCTGAATATGGAGGAAAATACTCAATATTCTTCAAAATCTCTTTCAGAATTAATGACATCATATGATATTTCATTAAAAAAGAAAGGATATACAGAATTTGAAATTGAAATTTCAAAAGCTGGAGCTGATTTATTTTATAAAGAAAATTACCCTTCAATGAAACTTTTTCATGAAAATGGGAAATACTTTATTCGCGGTTTTTATAATGCTGGAGAAGAGAATTTTATTACAGGATATTTTATGAATTATGGAAAAAATATTTTATCCATAAAGCCTTTTGCCCTTAAAAATTTAATAATCACTAGAATAAAAAATCTTGAAAATTATTTTAATTGTAACTTGTGA
- a CDS encoding Type 1 glutamine amidotransferase-like domain-containing protein, which yields MKKTYQGKKLFLCSSFADVAGLLNIFEKNLKGKMVTFIPTASKVEKINFYVKDAKKELEKAGMIIDILDISQAEKSEIVKKIKNNDFIYVSGGNIFYLLQEMKKTGADEIIVEEVNNGKLYIGESAGAMIVSENIKYAGLMDDGTEYISELKNLNSLNLVDFYTVPHYGCFPFEESAEKTMSAYSSLNLVPITNNQAILVDEGKIDVLEIKKQKLFSK from the coding sequence ATGAAAAAAACTTATCAGGGAAAGAAATTGTTCCTATGTTCATCTTTTGCAGATGTTGCAGGATTACTGAATATATTTGAAAAAAATCTTAAGGGGAAAATGGTAACTTTTATTCCAACTGCGAGTAAAGTTGAAAAGATAAATTTTTATGTGAAAGATGCAAAAAAAGAACTTGAAAAAGCAGGAATGATAATTGATATTTTAGATATTTCGCAGGCTGAAAAAAGTGAAATAGTAAAAAAGATAAAAAATAATGATTTTATTTATGTGTCAGGAGGAAATATTTTCTATCTTCTACAGGAAATGAAAAAAACAGGTGCTGATGAAATAATCGTAGAAGAAGTAAATAACGGGAAACTTTATATTGGCGAGTCCGCAGGAGCAATGATTGTTTCTGAGAATATAAAATATGCAGGACTTATGGATGATGGGACAGAATATATTTCAGAACTGAAAAATTTGAATTCACTGAATCTGGTTGATTTTTATACAGTTCCACATTATGGATGTTTTCCCTTTGAAGAGAGTGCAGAAAAAACAATGAGTGCATATTCTTCATTAAATTTAGTACCAATAACTAATAATCAGGCTATACTGGTTGATGAAGGTAAAATTGATGTGCTGGAAATAAAAAAACAGAAACTATTTTCTAAATAA